CCATCCTGATCTGCTGCGCCTTCTGGATCGGGACCGGCTGGCCGGACGGCGCTTCGGCGCCGATGATGGCGGCGGTCGCCTGTTGCTTCTTCGCCGCCCAGGACGATCCCGCGCGCTTCATCCGCAGCTTTGGCCTGTGGTCGCTGGTCGCGATCGTCGTGGTCGCGATCTACCTGTTCGCGCTGGTGCCCGCCATCTCCCATATCGAGGTCCTGATCGTCGCGCTGGCGCCGACCTTCCTGCTCTATGGCCTCCTGATCGCGCGGCCCGCGACGACCGGCACCGGCATGGCGCTCGCCGCCAACACCGCGACGCTGCTCGCGCTGCAATCGACCTACAGCGCGGATTTTGCCACCTATGCTAATTCCGCGCTCGCATTTTTCGTCGGTGTCATCATCGCCGAGCTCGTGACCCGGATCGCGCGCGGGGTGGGGGCCGAATGGGTCGCCAAGCGCCTGGTGCTGTCGAGCTGGAAGACGCTGGCGGTCGCCGCCGAGCGCCGCGGCAAGCACGACCGCGCGGAATTCGCAGGTCTGATGCTGCACCGGCTCGGACTGCTCGTGCAGCGTATCGCCTTCGTCTCGGAGGCCGACCGTCGCGACACCGAGAGCCTGGCGCAGCTCCGCATCGGGCTCAACATCATACACCTTCGGCGGGCTCGCTATGGCCTCGCCGCATCCACGCTCTTCGTCCTCGACGACATGCTCGACCAGCTCGCCGTCGCGTTCCGCCGCTATGCCGGCGGCGGCATGCCGACGGAGCTGCTCGCGCGCATCGACGCTGCGCTCGCCGCAGCCGTCGAGGATCCCAACCCGCAGGCGCGGGAGGACGCGCTGCTCGGGCTCGTCGGCATCCGGCGCGGGCTGTTTCCGGGTGCGCCGGCCTATCGTCCGCAGCGAGGGGAGAGCTTTGCGGCATGAGGTACGAGATCGACATTTACGGCGTGCTCGTCCCGGCGTTGCTGCTGTGGCTGATCGTGGCCTTTGCGCTCAGTGCTCTCTTGCGCAGGCTGATGCAGCGCTTCGGCCTCTACCGGCTCGTCTGGCATCGCGCGCTGTTCAATTTCGCGCTGTTCGTCTGCATTCTCGGCGGTGTCGTGTATCTTTCGGAGTTTCTGCCATGAAAGGGAGTTTTGGCTGGCTCGGTCGCGTGGCTCTGACCGTGCTGGTCGTCGTCGCGGCGCTCGCCGTCGGCCGCGGGCTTTGGGCCTATTACATGGAGTCGCCCTGGACGCGCGACGGGCGCGTCCGCGCCGACGTGGTCCAGGTTGCGCCCGACGTGTCGGGTTTCGTCACGGAGGTTCTGGTCAAGGACAACCAGAAGATCCATCGCGGCGACGTCCTGTTCCGTATCGATCGTGAGCGCTTTGCGTTGGCGCTGCAACAGGCCGACGCCGCGCTTGCCGGCCACCGCGCCACGCTCGACCAGGCCAATGCCGACCTGAAGCGCTACAGCGCGCTCACCACCGACGCGGTCTCGCAGCAAAAGCAGGAACAGGTGCTGGCCACGCAGTTGCAGGCCAAGGCGGCCTACGATCAGGTGGTCGCCGACCGGGCGGTGGCCCAGCTCAATCTCGATCGCAGCGACGTCCGGGCCTCGGTGAACGGCGTCATCACCAACATGGACTTGCGGCCGGGCGCGTATGTGACGGCCGGGAAGGGCGTGATGGCGCTCGTCGACACCGACACGCTGCATGTCGAAGGCTATTTCGAGGAGACCAAGCTCGCGCGCATCCGCGTTGGCGACAAGGTGCAGGTCCGCCTGATGGGTGAGCCTGCCAGGCTCACCGGCCATGTCGAAAGCATCGCGGCGGGGATCGAGGATCGCGACCGCGCCGCGGGTGCGAATTTGCTCGCCAACGTCAACCCGACCTTCAGCTGGGTGCGTCTGGCGCAGCGCGTTCCCGTACGGATCGCGCTCGACGAGATTCCGGACAATATCGCACTGGTCGCCGGCCGCTCGGCGACCGTGGAGGTGCTGAACTAGCTACCAGGTCGCGGTGAAGGCCTTCTGAAGCTCGGCAGGCGCCGTGACGCCGCTCGCGATCAGGAGCTGGGCGAGGACGCGCGCCTTCTGCGGGTTCAGATCCTCGGACACGACGAAGCCGTTCTTGTCGTCGTCGACCTCGACATTGCGCGTGACGAAGCCCGAGCGGACCCGCGTGGCGCGGACGATGATGATGCCCTTCTTCGCGGCCGCCTCGAGCGCCTCGAGCGCCGACTTCGATGTGTTGCCATCGCCGACGCCCGCGAGCACGATGCCCTTGGCGCCGTGCGAAATCGCGTCCTCGATCGGCACGGCGTCCATGTTGGCGTGGGAGTAGACGATCTCGACGCGCGGCAACGGGTCGCTTGCCGGCAGCGCGTAGGTCGCGCGCTTCGCACCCGCCTGAGCCAGGAAACGAACACCGCCGGCGGTATCGACATAGCCGATCGGCCCGTCGTTGGGCGACATGAACGTCTCGACGCTCGTGGTGTTGGTCTTGGTCACCGAGCGCGCGCTCTGGATCTTGTCGTTCAACACGGCCATGACACCCCGCCCGCGCGAGCGCGGATCGGCGGCGACCTGGAAGGCTTCATAGAGATTGCCGGGACCATCCGCGCTGACCGCTGTGGCCGGACGCATCGAGCCCACGATGACGACCGGCTTGTCGCCTTTGACCACGTTGTCGAGGAAGAACGCGGTCTCCTCCAGCGTATCCGTGCCGTGGGTGATGACGACCGCATCGGCCTCGTTTTTGTCGAACGCCTGCTGGATGCGACCGGCCAGTGCAAACCAGACCTTGTCGTTCATGTCCTGCGAGCCGATCGACGAAATCTGTTCGGCATTCACGCTCGCGAGCTTGTCGAGGCCCGGGACGGAGGCGACCAATTGCTCACCGGTGATCTGGCCGGATTTGTAGGCGCCTGCTGCCCGTGGATCGGCTTGACCCGCGATGGTTCCGCCGGTTGCGAGCACGAGGATGCGCGGCAGATTGCCAGCGTCTGCGGCATGTGCCGCCACATTGATCAGGAATGACGAGGCCGCCAGCGCAATCAGCGGAGCAGAGGCCATCGATATCAGGCGTTGCCGACGGCATGATGATTGGACG
This region of Bradyrhizobium sp. CCGUVB1N3 genomic DNA includes:
- a CDS encoding DUF1656 domain-containing protein, producing the protein MRYEIDIYGVLVPALLLWLIVAFALSALLRRLMQRFGLYRLVWHRALFNFALFVCILGGVVYLSEFLP
- a CDS encoding HlyD family secretion protein, translating into MKGSFGWLGRVALTVLVVVAALAVGRGLWAYYMESPWTRDGRVRADVVQVAPDVSGFVTEVLVKDNQKIHRGDVLFRIDRERFALALQQADAALAGHRATLDQANADLKRYSALTTDAVSQQKQEQVLATQLQAKAAYDQVVADRAVAQLNLDRSDVRASVNGVITNMDLRPGAYVTAGKGVMALVDTDTLHVEGYFEETKLARIRVGDKVQVRLMGEPARLTGHVESIAAGIEDRDRAAGANLLANVNPTFSWVRLAQRVPVRIALDEIPDNIALVAGRSATVEVLN
- a CDS encoding asparaginase; this translates as MTNDTVQSSCRRQRLISMASAPLIALAASSFLINVAAHAADAGNLPRILVLATGGTIAGQADPRAAGAYKSGQITGEQLVASVPGLDKLASVNAEQISSIGSQDMNDKVWFALAGRIQQAFDKNEADAVVITHGTDTLEETAFFLDNVVKGDKPVVIVGSMRPATAVSADGPGNLYEAFQVAADPRSRGRGVMAVLNDKIQSARSVTKTNTTSVETFMSPNDGPIGYVDTAGGVRFLAQAGAKRATYALPASDPLPRVEIVYSHANMDAVPIEDAISHGAKGIVLAGVGDGNTSKSALEALEAAAKKGIIIVRATRVRSGFVTRNVEVDDDKNGFVVSEDLNPQKARVLAQLLIASGVTAPAELQKAFTATW